From Ipomoea triloba cultivar NCNSP0323 chromosome 5, ASM357664v1, the proteins below share one genomic window:
- the LOC116019655 gene encoding protein phosphatase 2C 77-like, whose amino-acid sequence MEEASPTIAVHYKPGNRVIYDESVLPSRTNISGLELVAYTTNLLSEPTKAKLSLVSIGNGSMMCDNRRVPRDSFDDTRGYDNDEIRGGGGGGEKLLSKVHGNGICLVISDAKIGQNSRDNGLMSPTSGKLLGSISSCSERNGSSFVSEKECGAIEANSGATSPVNGDKNGAVLLSINKSYSVNGGKQCVVFDSTPPLWGLVSICGKRLEMEDSAVALPRFSGIPSQMQIHVPDTNAMARNPLAHFYGVYDGHGGCQVANYCRERFHLALTEELHTRKEDLHTESVGSNWKEQWEKALFSCFQKVDDEVGGISRGFECDAAVDPIAPEAVGSTAVVSIVCPTHIIVANCGDSRAVLCRGKSAMPLSVDHKPNREDEYSRIEALGGKVINWDGHRVSGVLAVSRSIGDRYLRPYVIPEPEMTFTPRAKEDECLILASDGLWDVMANEEVCDVARRRILLWHKKNGGDTPSKERGDDDNATDPAAQDAAQYLTRIALQRGSQDNISVIVVDLKAQRKFKKKV is encoded by the exons ATGGAGGAGGCATCTCCAACAATTGCTGTACATTACAAGCCCGGGAATCGTGTGATATATGATGAATCAGTGCTGCCTTCCCGTACGAATATTAGTGGACTTGAGCTGGTGGCATACACAACCAATTTGCTGTCAGAACCTACCAAGGCCAAGTTGTCTTTGGTGTCGATTGGTAATGGTAGTATGATGTGCGACAATCGTAGAGTTCCAAGAGATAGCTTCGATGACACACGGGGTTATGACAATGATGAAAttcgaggaggaggaggaggaggagaaaagTTGTTATCAAAGGTGCATGGAAATGGAATATGTCTGGTTATTAGTGATGCTAAAATAGGTCAAAACTCTAGAGACAATGGTTTGATGTCACCGACTAGTGGCAAGTTACTGGGCAGTATTTCTTCTTGCTCTGAAAGAAATGGAAGTAGCTTCGTGTCTGAGAAGGAATGTGGAGCCATAGAGGCCAATTCTGGGGCCACTTCACCAGTTAATGGAGATAAAAACGGTGCAGTTCTTCTTAGCATAAACAAATCGTATTCGGTGAATGGTGGGAAGCAATGTGTTGTTTTTGATTCCACACCTCCTCTCTGGGGACTTGTATCAATCTGTGGGAAGAGGTTGGAAATGGAAGATTCTGCTGTAGCTCTACCAAGGTTTTCGGGAATCCCTTCTCAAATGCAAATCCATGTCCCCGACACTAATGCAATGGCTCGAAATCCCCTAGCACACTTTTATGGGGTTTATGATGGGCATGGAGGCTGTCAG GTTGCTAATTATTGCCGTGAACGGTTCCATCTAGCTTTAACCGAGGAGCTGCACACTCGGAAGGAGGATTTGCACACTGAAAGCGTTGGCAGTAACTGGAAGGAGCAATGGGAAAAGGCTTTGTTCAGTTGCTTCCAAAAAGTTGATGATGAGGTTGGAGGGATCTCCCGAGGTTTCGAGTGTGATGCTGCTGTTGATCCTATTGCTCCCGAAGCAGTTGGATCTACGGCTGTAGTTTCAATTGTTTGTCCCACGCATATAATCGTTGCCAACTGCGGTGATTCAAGGGCTGTCCTCTGCCGGGGAAAATCAGCCATGCCACTGTCCGTTGATCACAAA CCAAATAGAGAAGATGAGTATTCAAGAATAGAAGCTTTAGGAGGCAAAGTCATTAATTGGGATGGGCATCGCGTGTCAGGTGTCCTTGCAGTTTCAAGATCCATTG GTGACAGATATTTGAGGCCATACGTAATCCCGGAACCAGAAATGACGTTTACCCCTCGGGCAAAAGAAGACGAGTGCCTTATTTTAGCGAGTGATGGTCTGTGGGATGTGATGGCTAATGAGGAAGTGTGTGATGTGGCGAGGAGAAGAATCCTCCTCTGGCACAAAAAGAATGGCGGGGACACGCCATCTAAAGAAAGGGGCGATGACGACAACGCCACTGATCCTGCTGCTCAAGATGCAGCACAGTACCTGACGCGAATCGCGCTCCAGAGGGGAAGCCAAGACAATATCTCTGTTATTGTGGTGGACTTGAAAGCACAGAGAAAGTTCAAGAAGAAAGTGTAA
- the LOC116020099 gene encoding mitogen-activated protein kinase kinase 2-like, producing the protein MKKGALAPNLKLSLPPPDEDSLSKFLTESGTFKDGDLLVNKDGVRIVSQKQVEPSSVIRPSDNQLCLADFESIKVIGKGNGGVVRLVQHKWTGQFFALKVIQMNIDESIRRHIAQELRINQSSQCPYVVVCYQSFFDNGAISIILEYMDGGSLADFLKLVKRIPEPYLAAICKQVLKGLWYLHHEKHIIHRDLKPSNLLMNHRGDVKITDFGVSVVLASTSGAANTFVGTYNYMSPERIAGSSHGYSSDIWSLGLVLLECATGDFPYCPPQPEEGWTNVYELMETIVDQPEPCAPSDQFSPQFCSFISSCVQKDPKKRLSANELMRHPFITMYDNLDIDLAAYFTAVGPRRAAF; encoded by the exons ATGAAGAAAGGAGCTTTAGCCCCAAATCTCAAGCTCTCTCTTCCTCCTCCTGATGAAGATAGTCTCTCCAAATTCCT GACTGAATCAGGAACATTTAAGGATGGGGATCTGCTGGTGAACAAAGATGGAGTTCGAATTGTTTCCCAAAAACAAGTTGAACCT TCCTCAGTTATACGTCCGTCAGATAATCAGTTATGCTTAGCAGACTTTGAATCTATTAAAGTTATTGGAAAGGGAAATGGTGGGGTTGTGCGACTGGTTCAACACAAGTGGACTGGCCAATTTTTTGCTCTCAAG GTTATTCAAATGAATATAGACGAGTCTATTCGCAGGCATATTGCACAGGAACTGAGAATTAATCAGTCATCacaatgcccttatgttgttgTATGTTACCAATCCTTTTTTGATAATGGTGCCATCTCCATAATCCTGGAGTACATGGATGGTGGATCTCTGGCAGATTTCTTGAAATTAGTCAAGAGAATTCCAGAACCTTATCTTGCTGCTATCTGCAAGCAG GTACTCAAGGGCTTGTGGTATCTTCATCATGAAAAGCATATCATTCACAGGGACTTGAAGCCTTCAAATTTGCTAATGAATCACAGGGGTGATGTTAAGATAACTGATTTCGGCGTGAGTGTAGTACTAGCGAGCACATCTGGAGCGGCTAATACCTTTGTTGGAACCTACAATTATATGTCG CCAGAGAGAATTGCTGGAAGCAGCCATGGCTATAGCAGTGACATCTGGAGCCTCGGTTTGGTTTTACTTGAGTGTGCAACAGGTGATTTCCCATATTGCCCACCACAGCCAGAGGAAGGATGGACTAATGTTTATGAACTCATGGAAACTATAGTTGATCAACCAGAGCCTTGTGCACCTTCTGATCAATTTTCTCCACAGTTCTGCTCATTTATCTCTTCATG TGTGCAGAAGGACCCCAAGAAGAGACTGTCAGCAAATGAATTAATG AGACACCCTTTCATCACTATGTACGACAATCTGGATATCGATCTTGCAGCTTACTTTACAGCTGTAGGACCTCGACGTGCAGCATTTTGA